One window of Labilithrix sp. genomic DNA carries:
- a CDS encoding LLM class flavin-dependent oxidoreductase, protein MRSAISLSALDLVPLCTGGTSAQALASSVELARSLDRSGYTRLWYAEHHNMPGIATTTPEILIAHVAPQTERIRLGAGGVMLPNHSPLKVAEAYKLLAALHPGRIDLGLGRAPGTDGLTAIALRRSRAALGADDFVEQLDELTAWDAGDFPADHPFRAVRAMPDDVALPPIYLLGSSDYSAKLAAELGLPFAFAAHFSPDAPDAAMSLYRDRFRPSTTLAKPHAILALAVFCGDTEDTAKRMASSMQLTFAQLRTGKPGRMPSPDEVEAHAWTPAERSVVDFVNRLQIVGTPEQCRARILEVAERTRADEVMIATHAYDPAARIRSYELLAGAFGLREGTQP, encoded by the coding sequence CGCAGGCGCTCGCGAGCTCGGTGGAGCTCGCGCGAAGCCTCGACCGGAGCGGGTACACGCGGCTCTGGTACGCCGAGCACCACAACATGCCGGGCATCGCGACGACGACGCCCGAGATCCTCATCGCCCACGTCGCGCCGCAGACCGAGCGCATCCGCCTCGGCGCGGGCGGCGTGATGCTGCCGAACCACTCACCGCTGAAGGTCGCCGAGGCGTACAAGCTCCTCGCCGCGCTGCATCCGGGCCGCATCGACCTCGGGCTCGGGCGCGCGCCCGGCACGGACGGTCTCACCGCGATCGCGCTCCGTCGCTCGCGCGCCGCGCTCGGCGCCGACGACTTCGTCGAGCAGCTGGACGAGCTCACCGCCTGGGACGCGGGCGACTTCCCCGCCGACCACCCGTTCCGCGCGGTGCGCGCGATGCCGGACGACGTCGCGCTACCGCCGATCTACCTCCTCGGATCGAGCGACTACAGCGCGAAGCTCGCGGCCGAGCTCGGGCTGCCGTTCGCGTTCGCGGCGCACTTCAGCCCGGACGCGCCCGACGCCGCGATGAGCCTCTATCGCGATCGCTTCCGGCCGAGCACGACGCTCGCGAAGCCGCACGCGATCCTCGCGCTCGCGGTGTTCTGCGGAGACACGGAGGACACCGCGAAGCGGATGGCGTCGTCGATGCAGCTCACCTTCGCGCAGCTCCGCACCGGCAAGCCGGGGCGCATGCCGAGCCCGGACGAGGTCGAGGCCCACGCGTGGACGCCGGCCGAGCGGAGCGTCGTCGACTTCGTGAACCGCCTCCAGATCGTCGGCACACCCGAGCAGTGCCGCGCGCGCATCCTCGAGGTCGCGGAGCGAACGCGCGCGGACGAGGTCATGATCGCGACCCACGCCTACGACCCCGCGGCGCGCATCCGCTCCTACGAGCTCCTCGCCGGCGCCTTCGGGCTCCGCGAAGGGACCCAGCCATAA
- a CDS encoding NRDE family protein: MCLVGLALGVSERFPLVIAANRDEFYARPTAPLDWWTPEVGEGNAPILGGRDLQGGGTWLGVSAAGRIALVTNVRDPSEVVAPAAPSRGEIVERWLRADTTFDALERHVTGAGFAGVNVLAFDRGGAEVVHLSNHGVARTTVGPGLHGLSNASIDTPWPKVTALTERIAPALRGAGAADELAIALFAALADDVAAPDPSLPSTGVGVEMERSLSPAFIRMPEMGYGTRTSTVVVREGASLTVYERTHGAVVVDRRVVLARWPG, translated from the coding sequence ATGTGCCTCGTCGGCCTCGCGCTCGGCGTCTCGGAGCGCTTCCCGCTCGTCATCGCCGCGAACCGCGACGAATTCTACGCGCGCCCCACCGCGCCGCTCGACTGGTGGACGCCCGAGGTCGGGGAGGGGAACGCGCCGATCCTCGGCGGCCGCGACCTCCAAGGCGGCGGCACGTGGCTCGGCGTCTCGGCGGCGGGGCGGATCGCGCTCGTGACGAACGTGCGCGATCCGAGCGAGGTCGTCGCCCCCGCCGCGCCGTCGCGCGGCGAGATCGTGGAGCGCTGGCTGCGCGCAGACACGACCTTCGACGCGCTCGAGCGCCACGTCACCGGCGCCGGCTTCGCGGGGGTCAACGTGCTCGCGTTCGATCGCGGCGGCGCCGAGGTCGTGCACCTCTCGAACCACGGCGTGGCGCGGACGACGGTAGGGCCCGGCCTCCACGGCCTCTCCAACGCGTCGATCGACACGCCGTGGCCCAAGGTGACCGCGCTGACGGAGCGGATCGCGCCCGCGCTGCGCGGCGCGGGGGCGGCGGACGAGCTCGCGATCGCGCTCTTCGCCGCGCTCGCGGACGACGTCGCGGCGCCCGATCCGTCGCTGCCGTCGACCGGCGTCGGCGTCGAGATGGAGCGCTCGCTCTCGCCCGCGTTCATCCGCATGCCGGAGATGGGCTACGGCACGCGGACGTCGACGGTCGTCGTGCGCGAAGGTGCGTCGCTCACGGTGTACGAGCGGACGCACGGCGCCGTCGTCGTCGATCGACGCGTCGTCCTCGCGCGCTGGCCGGGGTAG
- a CDS encoding YebC/PmpR family DNA-binding transcriptional regulator, which translates to MGAQWKQKGREASAAAKGRVMGKLAKEIMIAARGGPDPTMNPRLRMAVEAAKKASMTKDTLERAIKKGAGLLDEPVNYETVVYEGFAPHQVPVIVECLTDNRNRTGANVRVLFRKGQLGAAGSVSWDFARIGAIEATPPPGGADADEAAIEAGAQDLEPADDGATRFFTETADLDAVSKALTDRKWNVTSANLIWKPKNPVTLDDAKRAEVESFLESIDEDDDVQNIYVGLA; encoded by the coding sequence ATGGGCGCACAGTGGAAGCAGAAGGGCCGCGAGGCCAGCGCGGCCGCGAAGGGCCGCGTCATGGGGAAGCTCGCGAAGGAGATCATGATCGCCGCGCGCGGCGGCCCCGATCCGACGATGAACCCGCGCCTGCGCATGGCGGTCGAGGCGGCGAAGAAAGCCTCGATGACGAAGGACACGCTCGAGCGCGCGATCAAGAAGGGCGCCGGTCTCCTCGACGAGCCGGTCAACTACGAGACCGTCGTGTACGAGGGCTTCGCTCCGCACCAGGTGCCGGTCATCGTCGAGTGCCTCACCGACAACCGGAACCGCACCGGCGCGAACGTCCGCGTCCTCTTCCGCAAGGGCCAGCTCGGCGCGGCGGGCTCGGTGTCGTGGGACTTCGCGCGCATCGGCGCGATCGAGGCGACGCCGCCGCCCGGCGGCGCCGACGCGGACGAGGCCGCGATCGAGGCGGGCGCGCAGGACCTCGAGCCGGCCGACGACGGCGCGACGCGCTTCTTCACCGAGACGGCGGACCTCGACGCGGTGAGCAAGGCGCTCACCGACCGCAAGTGGAACGTCACCTCCGCGAACCTCATCTGGAAGCCGAAGAACCCGGTCACGCTCGACGACGCGAAGCGCGCCGAGGTCGAGTCGTTCCTCGAGTCGATCGACGAAGACGACGACGTCCAGAACATCTACGTCGGCCTCGCCTGA
- a CDS encoding glutathione S-transferase family protein translates to MSELRVYHIPVCPFCQRLEVLLTLKGLRDQVRFEVVDITKPRDPALLAKTPGSTSLPILETETGGVLRESLVLMQYLEDRFPEPRVAARDPYERGVENMLTALEGPFVSAGYGFVMNQDRSKRDALRDKLLAQYALLDAFLVRHAPDRTFLRDDFGWAEAVFTPMFMRFWFVEYYEGFALPDEPRFARVRRWVDACLEHPAAQQVEREEIIKLYYDYALNVGNGGLAPGRKVSSFAFEPHWSRRPMPPRDKYGPAATDEELGLVGAAAVPSRGA, encoded by the coding sequence ATGAGCGAGCTCCGCGTCTACCACATCCCGGTGTGTCCCTTCTGCCAGCGGCTCGAGGTGCTGCTCACGCTGAAGGGGCTGCGCGATCAGGTCCGCTTCGAGGTCGTCGACATCACGAAGCCGCGGGACCCCGCGCTTCTCGCGAAGACGCCGGGCAGCACGTCGCTCCCGATCCTCGAGACGGAGACGGGCGGCGTCCTGCGCGAGAGCCTCGTCCTCATGCAGTACCTCGAAGACCGCTTCCCGGAGCCGCGCGTCGCCGCGCGCGATCCGTACGAGCGCGGCGTCGAGAACATGCTGACCGCGCTCGAGGGACCGTTCGTGAGCGCGGGCTACGGGTTCGTGATGAACCAGGACCGCTCGAAGCGCGACGCGCTGCGCGACAAGCTGCTCGCGCAGTACGCGCTCCTCGACGCGTTCCTCGTCCGCCACGCCCCGGACCGCACGTTCCTCCGCGACGACTTCGGCTGGGCGGAGGCGGTGTTCACGCCGATGTTCATGCGCTTCTGGTTCGTCGAGTACTACGAAGGCTTCGCGCTCCCGGACGAGCCGAGGTTCGCGCGCGTTCGGCGCTGGGTCGACGCGTGCCTCGAGCACCCCGCCGCGCAGCAGGTCGAGCGCGAGGAGATCATCAAGCTGTACTACGACTACGCGCTCAACGTCGGAAACGGCGGGCTCGCCCCGGGGCGCAAGGTCTCGTCGTTCGCGTTCGAGCCGCACTGGTCGCGGCGACCGATGCCGCCGCGCGACAAGTACGGCCCCGCCGCGACGGACGAGGAGCTCGGGCTCGTCGGAGCAGCGGCGGTGCCTTCACGCGGCGCGTGA
- a CDS encoding alpha/beta hydrolase encodes MTLCAVLAGCGVVSDGERTRLDRSSPEKDGRAASGDAPRAPAEEPLPASSGRIRIHYPAGGATIALAADGGGDLGALTAVEDDVWELTLEDVREPVAFRPTRDGSPAKGPPYVVEPGQSVEVYPWFDHETGTLAGFADAFASRVLKNTHGVRMYTPPSYRENTAKRYPVIYMHDGQIIFERNMAPLEDSLAKASFGSFKTETTMNAEIAAGRIPEAIVIGIDLNIVLDPRDPIPDRVKEYSPTPDDAFAETTGTGQGPQYLRMIVDELRPVVNERLRTLADREHTFMLGSSLGGLISVWAGLFEGDTFGAVAGLSIATYWDKEVVVTRARGLELGPKTAARIYTDTGEDERADAPDAKFAELMPSAEKQARLEAALLTMGYAKGTTLMTVVDPSGRHHGDSWSTRLPKALAFLLGPGR; translated from the coding sequence TTGACGCTCTGTGCGGTCCTCGCGGGCTGCGGGGTCGTGTCCGACGGTGAGCGCACGCGTCTCGATCGCTCGTCACCGGAGAAGGATGGGAGGGCCGCGTCCGGCGACGCGCCGCGAGCCCCCGCCGAGGAGCCGCTCCCCGCGAGCTCGGGGCGCATCCGCATCCATTACCCCGCGGGCGGAGCGACGATCGCGCTCGCGGCGGACGGTGGCGGCGATCTCGGAGCGCTGACCGCGGTGGAGGACGACGTCTGGGAGCTGACGCTCGAAGACGTTCGCGAGCCGGTCGCGTTCCGGCCGACGCGCGACGGGAGCCCGGCCAAGGGGCCGCCCTACGTCGTGGAGCCGGGGCAGTCGGTCGAGGTCTACCCGTGGTTCGACCACGAGACGGGGACGCTCGCCGGCTTCGCCGATGCCTTCGCGTCGCGCGTCCTGAAGAACACCCACGGCGTTCGCATGTACACGCCGCCCAGCTATCGAGAGAACACGGCGAAGCGCTACCCGGTCATCTACATGCACGACGGTCAGATCATCTTCGAGCGGAACATGGCGCCGCTCGAGGACTCGCTCGCGAAGGCGTCCTTCGGCAGCTTCAAGACCGAGACGACGATGAACGCGGAGATCGCCGCCGGTCGAATTCCAGAGGCGATCGTCATCGGCATCGATCTCAACATCGTGCTCGACCCGCGCGATCCGATCCCCGATCGGGTGAAGGAGTACTCTCCCACGCCCGACGACGCCTTCGCCGAGACGACGGGGACCGGGCAGGGGCCGCAGTACCTCCGCATGATCGTCGACGAGCTCAGGCCGGTCGTGAACGAGAGGCTTCGCACGCTGGCCGATCGCGAGCACACGTTCATGCTCGGCTCGTCGCTCGGTGGTCTCATCAGCGTCTGGGCGGGGCTCTTCGAAGGTGACACGTTCGGGGCCGTCGCCGGTCTCTCCATCGCCACCTACTGGGACAAGGAGGTCGTCGTCACGCGCGCGCGCGGCCTCGAGCTCGGACCGAAGACGGCGGCCCGCATCTACACCGACACCGGCGAGGACGAGCGCGCCGACGCGCCCGACGCCAAGTTCGCGGAGCTCATGCCGTCCGCCGAGAAGCAAGCGCGGCTCGAGGCGGCGCTCCTCACGATGGGGTACGCGAAGGGCACGACGCTGATGACGGTGGTCGATCCGAGCGGAAGGCACCACGGCGATTCGTGGAGCACCCGCCTCCCGAAGGCGCTCGCGTTCCTCCTTGGCCCCGGCCGTTGA
- a CDS encoding GNAT family N-acetyltransferase — translation MEKLPPLRTRLRPIVPADVAELKRGLIRLSPETRIKRFHAPVSQLTDAQWDYLTNVDGVDHVAYAACLEEAFEDAPPGAIVGVGRFIRDPKDPRIAEVAFVVHDNVQRRGIGRALRDAIRDAAIDRGVEFFRAHVLPSNLGMRRLLETPSLIRLGEREGAIDFRISRAA, via the coding sequence ATGGAGAAGCTCCCTCCACTTCGGACGCGCCTGCGGCCGATTGTGCCAGCGGACGTCGCGGAGCTGAAGCGTGGGCTCATCCGGCTGTCACCGGAGACGCGGATCAAGCGGTTCCACGCGCCGGTGAGCCAGCTCACCGACGCGCAGTGGGACTACCTCACGAACGTCGACGGCGTCGATCACGTCGCGTACGCCGCGTGCCTGGAGGAGGCGTTCGAGGACGCGCCGCCCGGCGCGATCGTCGGCGTCGGCCGCTTCATCCGCGATCCGAAGGATCCGCGCATCGCGGAGGTCGCGTTCGTCGTGCACGACAACGTGCAGCGCCGCGGGATCGGGCGCGCGCTCCGCGACGCGATCCGTGACGCCGCGATCGATCGCGGCGTCGAGTTCTTCCGCGCGCACGTGCTGCCCTCGAACCTCGGGATGCGGAGGCTGCTCGAGACCCCCTCGCTCATCCGCCTCGGCGAACGCGAAGGCGCGATCGACTTCCGAATCTCACGCGCCGCGTGA
- a CDS encoding serine/threonine protein kinase translates to MRAQRQGAPERRIGRYEIFGELASGGMGAVHFGRIVGDAGFARVVAIKRLHPQYSREASFVEMFVDEARLAAQIHHPNVIATLDAVAEDGELLLVMEYVAGASLASLLRTYLPRGARVPPKIALRLASDVLYGLHAAHTATNEDGAPLQIVHRDVSPQNILVGSDGLARILDFGIAKAANRLHATTGDQIKGKLAYMAPEQLLDGEVGPQTDVYAASVVLWECLTGERLFAASNSGAMMAKVLEAPVLGPRSRVPEIDEGLDALVLRGLARDPAARFQTAREMANALETHGPVALASEVAEWVEEVAAGQLAERAERLATATATAVTRETPKPLRDPPVELAAPSPVASPPRAKWPLRLAVVVALLVGLAVAGARLMPRSTPIAAPSSSVAAVAPAASPAVSLPERASSSAPAPSAPAPASARAPATRLKPAKRSCDPPYIEDATGIRVVKPECL, encoded by the coding sequence ATGCGCGCGCAACGACAGGGCGCGCCGGAGCGACGCATCGGGCGCTACGAGATCTTCGGTGAGCTCGCCTCCGGCGGGATGGGCGCCGTCCACTTCGGGCGAATCGTCGGCGACGCCGGTTTCGCGCGCGTCGTCGCGATCAAGCGTCTTCATCCGCAGTATTCGCGCGAGGCGAGCTTCGTCGAGATGTTCGTCGACGAGGCCCGGCTCGCCGCGCAGATCCATCACCCGAACGTGATCGCGACGCTCGACGCGGTCGCGGAGGACGGCGAGCTGCTCCTCGTCATGGAGTACGTCGCCGGCGCTTCGCTCGCGAGCCTCTTGCGCACGTACCTGCCGCGCGGGGCGCGTGTTCCGCCGAAGATCGCGCTCCGGCTCGCCAGCGACGTCCTCTACGGTCTTCACGCCGCGCACACGGCGACGAACGAGGACGGCGCTCCGCTCCAGATCGTCCATCGGGACGTCTCGCCTCAGAACATCCTCGTCGGCAGCGACGGCCTCGCCCGCATCCTCGACTTCGGGATCGCGAAGGCGGCGAACCGGCTCCACGCCACCACCGGCGATCAGATCAAGGGAAAGCTCGCGTACATGGCGCCCGAGCAGTTGCTCGACGGGGAGGTGGGGCCGCAGACCGACGTCTACGCGGCGTCGGTGGTCCTCTGGGAGTGCCTCACGGGCGAGCGTCTCTTCGCGGCGAGCAACAGCGGCGCGATGATGGCGAAGGTGTTGGAGGCGCCCGTCCTCGGGCCGCGCAGCCGCGTTCCGGAGATCGACGAAGGGCTCGACGCGCTCGTGCTGCGCGGCCTCGCGCGCGATCCGGCCGCACGTTTCCAGACCGCGCGCGAGATGGCCAACGCGCTGGAGACGCACGGGCCGGTCGCGCTCGCGAGCGAGGTCGCGGAGTGGGTCGAGGAGGTCGCGGCGGGTCAGCTCGCCGAGCGCGCCGAGCGCCTCGCGACCGCGACCGCGACCGCGGTGACGCGCGAGACGCCGAAGCCGCTTCGAGACCCGCCGGTCGAGCTCGCGGCGCCGAGCCCGGTCGCGTCGCCTCCTCGTGCGAAGTGGCCTCTTCGTCTCGCGGTCGTCGTCGCGCTCCTCGTCGGGCTCGCCGTCGCCGGTGCGCGACTCATGCCGCGCTCGACGCCGATCGCGGCGCCGAGCTCGTCGGTCGCCGCCGTCGCGCCGGCGGCGTCGCCGGCCGTGTCCCTCCCGGAGCGCGCGTCGTCCTCCGCGCCGGCTCCGTCGGCGCCGGCGCCGGCGTCGGCGCGGGCTCCGGCGACACGGCTCAAGCCCGCGAAGCGAAGCTGCGACCCGCCCTACATCGAAGACGCCACCGGCATCCGGGTCGTGAAGCCCGAATGCCTCTGA